The following proteins are co-located in the Polymorphospora rubra genome:
- a CDS encoding AzlD domain-containing protein produces MTLWLAIIAVAAVSFTFKAIGPALLGDRELPPAARNVIALLAPALLAGLIVVEVLGPKWTGIDWTLLVGLAATAAAWAWRAPMLLAVLVGVVATALARQLPF; encoded by the coding sequence ATGACCCTGTGGCTGGCCATCATCGCCGTCGCCGCGGTGAGCTTCACGTTCAAGGCGATCGGCCCGGCCCTGCTCGGCGACCGGGAACTGCCGCCCGCCGCCCGCAACGTCATCGCGCTGCTGGCACCCGCCCTGCTCGCCGGGCTGATCGTCGTGGAGGTCCTCGGTCCGAAGTGGACCGGCATCGACTGGACCCTCCTGGTCGGCCTCGCCGCCACCGCCGCCGCCTGGGCGTGGCGGGCACCGATGTTGCTCGCCGTACTCGTCGGAGTGGTCGCCACCGCGCTCGCCCGTCAACTGCCGTTCTGA
- a CDS encoding non-ribosomal peptide synthetase, with the protein MTDSQGRQLAWWRQRLADAPELEFPTDRPRPARPTGARAGATRELPDALAGGLRRLAGTEPSSFDAALLAGFLVVVNRHTGQDDLVIGSAGPDPVVLRTDLSGDPTFQELVHRCRDTVLGAAAHRDVPFGTLVAALAPDHVSGRHPLFQIGFGAAGDGTPALAAGEPDRAGPDLEIVVVDTDGGLGLHAGFSTELFDADRVGRLLDHLVAVYAQAVDAPDDPIGELDPLGADERATLTAWGAARADFPADESLYRLFADQVRRTPDNVAVTAGDIHWTYRELEARAGRVAARLAALGVQPGDLVAVCLPRTADLVAGILGILRAGAAYVPVDPDQPAERMALILGDAGVRVVLAPADADLPAGDHTRVVPEDLPDEQGPVADVAGADLAYLIYTSGSTGRPKAVMIPHRNVVRLMRATDDWYRFDETDVHPLFHSAAFDASVWELWGALLYGGRLVVVPYWVSRSPERFHELLRQERVTVLEQTPAAFRQLVAVDERRASRGELALRAVVLVGEALDPDSVLRWFDRHGEEHPRLINMYGITETTVHVTYQVLSRELLARCAGPIGVAIPDMPVRVVDAAGRLAPIGVWGELLVGGPAVSYGYLGRPELTAQRFVPADGDRLYRSGDLARWLADGTLEYLGRADQQVKIRGFRIELGEIEAALTAHPEVTDAVVVVRGEADNPLLVGYVVGTGYDEAALRTHLAARLPAYMVPAHLVRLDAIPLTGNGKTDRRALPEPRHEIGAGFTPPTTPTEKTLAAIWAGILDRIDADRIGTGDNFFDLGGNSLQATQIISRVRDAFQITIEARQIFTHPTLERLAAQIDEAARPQLDAAELDALEAEIAGLSDAEIQKLLGGAG; encoded by the coding sequence ATGACCGATTCGCAGGGCCGGCAACTCGCCTGGTGGCGGCAACGGCTGGCCGACGCGCCCGAACTGGAGTTCCCGACCGACCGGCCACGGCCGGCGCGGCCCACCGGCGCCCGCGCGGGGGCGACCCGGGAACTCCCGGACGCCCTGGCCGGCGGGCTGCGGCGGCTGGCGGGGACGGAGCCGTCCTCGTTCGACGCCGCGCTGCTCGCCGGGTTCCTGGTCGTGGTCAACCGGCACACCGGGCAGGACGACCTGGTGATCGGGTCGGCCGGGCCCGACCCGGTCGTGCTGCGTACCGACCTGTCCGGTGATCCGACCTTCCAGGAGCTGGTGCACCGCTGCCGGGACACCGTGCTCGGCGCGGCCGCGCACCGGGACGTGCCGTTCGGCACCCTGGTCGCCGCGCTCGCCCCGGACCACGTGTCCGGCCGCCACCCGCTCTTCCAGATCGGCTTCGGCGCGGCCGGTGACGGTACCCCGGCCCTGGCCGCCGGCGAACCGGATCGGGCCGGACCGGACCTCGAGATCGTCGTGGTCGACACCGACGGCGGCCTCGGGCTGCACGCCGGGTTCTCGACCGAACTGTTCGACGCCGACCGGGTCGGCCGGCTGCTCGACCACCTGGTCGCCGTCTACGCGCAGGCGGTCGACGCCCCCGACGACCCGATCGGCGAACTGGACCCGCTGGGCGCGGACGAGCGGGCGACCCTGACGGCGTGGGGAGCCGCCCGCGCCGACTTCCCCGCCGACGAATCCCTCTACCGGCTCTTCGCCGACCAGGTCCGGCGCACCCCGGACAACGTCGCCGTCACCGCCGGCGACATCCACTGGACGTACCGGGAGCTCGAGGCCCGCGCCGGGCGGGTCGCCGCCCGGCTGGCCGCCCTCGGCGTCCAACCGGGCGACCTGGTCGCGGTCTGCCTGCCGCGTACGGCCGACCTCGTCGCCGGGATCCTCGGCATCCTGCGCGCCGGGGCGGCGTACGTGCCGGTCGACCCCGACCAGCCCGCCGAACGCATGGCCCTCATCCTCGGCGACGCGGGCGTCCGGGTGGTGCTGGCACCGGCCGACGCCGACCTGCCGGCGGGCGACCACACCCGGGTGGTGCCCGAGGACCTGCCCGACGAACAGGGGCCGGTGGCCGACGTCGCCGGCGCCGACCTCGCGTACCTGATCTACACCTCCGGCTCCACCGGCCGGCCGAAGGCGGTGATGATCCCGCACCGCAACGTCGTACGGCTGATGCGCGCCACCGACGACTGGTACCGGTTCGACGAAACCGACGTACACCCGCTGTTCCACTCCGCGGCCTTCGACGCCTCCGTCTGGGAGTTGTGGGGGGCGCTGCTCTACGGCGGCCGGCTGGTCGTGGTCCCGTACTGGGTCTCCCGCTCACCGGAGCGGTTCCACGAACTGCTGCGCCAGGAACGGGTGACCGTGCTGGAACAGACCCCGGCCGCGTTCCGCCAACTGGTGGCGGTCGACGAGCGGCGGGCGAGCCGGGGGGAACTGGCGCTGCGGGCGGTCGTACTGGTCGGTGAGGCCCTCGACCCCGACTCGGTGCTGCGCTGGTTCGACCGGCACGGCGAGGAACACCCCCGCCTGATCAACATGTACGGCATCACCGAGACCACCGTCCACGTCACCTACCAGGTCCTGTCCCGGGAACTGCTGGCCCGGTGCGCCGGCCCGATCGGGGTCGCCATCCCCGACATGCCGGTCCGCGTCGTCGACGCCGCCGGCCGGCTCGCGCCGATCGGGGTGTGGGGCGAACTGCTCGTCGGCGGCCCCGCCGTCAGCTACGGCTACCTGGGCCGGCCCGAACTGACCGCGCAACGGTTCGTACCCGCCGACGGCGACCGGCTGTACCGCAGCGGTGACCTGGCGCGCTGGCTCGCCGACGGCACCCTGGAATACCTCGGCCGCGCCGACCAGCAGGTGAAGATCCGCGGCTTCCGGATCGAACTCGGCGAGATCGAGGCCGCGCTGACCGCGCATCCGGAAGTCACCGACGCCGTCGTCGTCGTACGCGGCGAGGCGGACAATCCGCTGCTGGTCGGCTACGTCGTCGGCACCGGGTACGACGAGGCCGCACTCCGGACACACCTGGCCGCCCGGCTGCCGGCGTACATGGTGCCGGCCCACCTGGTCCGGCTCGACGCCATCCCGCTGACCGGCAACGGCAAGACCGACCGCCGGGCGTTGCCCGAACCCCGGCACGAGATCGGTGCCGGCTTCACCCCGCCGACCACCCCCACGGAGAAGACGCTCGCCGCGATCTGGGCCGGCATCCTGGACCGGATCGACGCCGACCGGATCGGCACCGGCGACAACTTCTTCGACCTGGGCGGCAACTCGCTCCAGGCCACCCAGATCATCTCCCGGGTCCGGGACGCCTTCCAGATCACCATCGAGGCCCGGCAGATCTTCACCCATCCGACCCTCGAACGGCTCGCCGCCCAGATCGACGAGGCGGCGCGGCCGCAGCTCGACGCGGCCGAACTCGACGCGCTGGAGGCGGAGATCGCCGGCCTGTCCGACGCGGAGATCCAAAAGTTGCTCGGCGGAGCCGGCTGA
- a CDS encoding non-ribosomal peptide synthetase: protein MTSGVRDPGEIKRALLEMKIRQRLAEKAQRQRIVPIPREEKMAVSEQQRYLWFVQQLTPKSPAYNQPFALRLRGALDLTALRESLRGLVVRHEGLRTRFGNDHGVPYQVIDPAPDDWPLPVVEAGGRSVHEWVQEQARVPFDLETGPMLRTPLLRIAPDDHVLLLLMHHIIIDGWSVGLITAELADRYDAAVTGRTLDLPDLPIQPADHAAWQRRWLAEEVGEKQLAYWRERLDGAEDLDFPLDRPPSATPTGAGADFNVTLPSDIAKAARAFTRDHGVGLLAVLYAAYLAVLRRYSGQDDIAIGGVLHGHTRSEIEPLVGYFANMVVLRAAVGDNPTFGDLVRRCNETVLDSISNQDVPFGAVVDALKPERVAGRNPLFQVCIALTGATMATRFRLGDLAVERVPVHVGTSRFDLTFMLFDGVDGELRLWVEHSTETIDADRAHRLVDHFTAVLAEALVDPTVRVDDLALLPDAELSSVLTTWNPTPLPRPATLLHELVTERATTHPDHTAMRFENTELTYRDLDHRANQLAHHLTHTGTRPGTVTALLLDRGLHLPVAELGILKAGSAWLALDPQYPDDRLAYQLHDAHITTVVTTTDLAHRLPHHIHTITLDTDTLDTQPTTPPTTDIHPEDTAYVIYTSGSTGRPKGVMVPHRAIVNFCRNMRELFNLGPGDRVLQFSNPSFDVSVSDFFTTFTTGATLVGAPRATLLDPDRLQTLMRDERITFIDIPPAVLRLLDPEPLVDLRALFIGMEPFPATLVNRWRRPGREFHNGYGPTEVTVTCTDYLCPSENLDAAPPIGRAMDNQRAYVLDRNLRPAPIGIPGELYMAGDGLAHGYLGRTDLTAEKFLPDPFTTQPGTRMYATGDVVRWRPDGNIEFVGRVDRQVKIRGLRIELGEIEHVLADHAGVRQGVVTVRDPGTPDAYLAGYVVPEAGQDLDLDEVRRFLSDRLPLHMVPSALLTLAELPLSPTGKVDHRRLPDPTPDRSGFAEPATETQRQLADVWRTLLGAERIGAADSFFGLGGNSLQATQLISRIRDRFQVTLEARQIFTHPTLEQLAAQIDEAAQPQLDAAELDALEAEIAGLSEEEIDKLLGGAG, encoded by the coding sequence ATGACGTCGGGTGTGCGGGACCCGGGCGAGATCAAGCGCGCGTTGCTGGAGATGAAGATCCGGCAGCGGCTGGCGGAGAAGGCACAGCGGCAACGCATCGTGCCGATACCGCGCGAGGAGAAGATGGCCGTCTCGGAGCAGCAGCGCTACCTGTGGTTCGTGCAGCAGCTCACGCCGAAGTCCCCGGCCTACAACCAGCCGTTCGCGCTGCGGCTGCGCGGCGCCCTCGACCTGACGGCACTGCGCGAGTCGCTACGCGGGCTCGTCGTACGGCACGAGGGGCTGCGCACCCGGTTCGGCAACGACCACGGGGTGCCGTACCAGGTGATCGACCCGGCGCCGGACGACTGGCCGCTGCCGGTCGTCGAGGCCGGCGGCCGGTCGGTCCACGAGTGGGTCCAGGAGCAGGCGAGGGTGCCGTTCGACCTCGAGACCGGCCCGATGCTGCGGACGCCGCTGCTGCGGATCGCGCCCGACGACCACGTGCTGCTCCTGCTGATGCACCACATCATCATCGACGGCTGGTCGGTCGGTCTGATCACCGCCGAACTGGCCGACCGCTACGACGCCGCCGTCACCGGCCGGACGCTCGACCTGCCGGACCTGCCGATCCAACCGGCCGACCACGCGGCCTGGCAGCGGCGTTGGCTGGCCGAGGAGGTCGGCGAGAAGCAGCTCGCCTACTGGCGCGAGCGGCTCGACGGCGCCGAGGATCTCGACTTCCCGCTCGACCGGCCGCCGTCGGCGACGCCCACCGGTGCCGGCGCGGACTTCAACGTCACGCTGCCGTCCGACATCGCCAAGGCGGCCCGCGCGTTCACGCGCGACCACGGGGTGGGGTTGCTCGCCGTGCTGTACGCCGCCTATCTGGCGGTGCTGCGGCGCTACAGCGGACAGGACGACATCGCCATCGGTGGCGTGCTGCACGGGCACACCCGCTCGGAGATCGAGCCGCTGGTCGGTTACTTCGCCAACATGGTGGTGCTGCGCGCCGCCGTCGGCGACAACCCGACCTTCGGCGACCTCGTCCGCCGTTGCAACGAGACGGTCCTCGACAGCATCTCCAACCAGGACGTGCCGTTCGGGGCGGTGGTCGACGCGCTCAAGCCCGAGCGGGTGGCCGGCCGCAACCCGCTCTTCCAGGTCTGCATCGCGCTCACCGGTGCCACCATGGCGACCCGGTTCCGGCTCGGCGACCTCGCGGTGGAGCGGGTGCCGGTGCACGTCGGCACGTCCCGGTTCGACCTGACGTTCATGTTGTTCGACGGTGTGGACGGCGAGCTGCGGCTGTGGGTGGAGCACTCCACCGAGACGATCGACGCCGACCGGGCGCACCGGCTGGTCGACCACTTCACCGCGGTGCTCGCCGAGGCGCTGGTCGACCCGACCGTCCGGGTCGACGACCTGGCGCTGTTGCCGGACGCGGAGCTGTCGTCGGTGCTGACCACCTGGAACCCGACACCCCTGCCACGCCCCGCCACCCTGCTACACGAACTCGTCACCGAACGCGCCACCACACACCCCGACCACACCGCCATGCGCTTCGAGAACACCGAACTCACCTACCGCGACCTCGACCACCGCGCCAACCAACTCGCCCACCACCTCACCCACACCGGCACCCGACCCGGCACCGTCACCGCACTCCTACTCGACCGCGGACTCCACCTACCCGTCGCCGAACTCGGCATCCTCAAAGCCGGCTCCGCCTGGCTCGCCCTCGACCCCCAATACCCCGACGACCGACTCGCCTACCAACTCCACGACGCACATATCACCACCGTCGTCACCACCACCGACCTCGCCCACCGACTCCCCCACCACATCCACACCATCACCCTCGACACCGACACCCTCGACACCCAACCCACCACACCACCCACAACAGATATCCACCCCGAAGACACCGCCTACGTCATCTACACCAGCGGCTCCACCGGACGCCCCAAAGGCGTCATGGTCCCCCACCGCGCCATCGTCAACTTCTGCCGCAACATGCGCGAACTGTTCAACCTCGGCCCCGGCGACCGGGTGCTCCAGTTCTCCAACCCGTCGTTCGACGTCAGCGTCTCCGACTTCTTCACCACCTTCACCACCGGGGCGACCCTGGTCGGCGCGCCGCGGGCCACGCTGCTCGACCCCGACCGGCTGCAGACGCTGATGCGCGACGAGCGGATCACCTTCATCGACATCCCGCCGGCGGTGCTGCGGCTGCTCGACCCCGAGCCGCTGGTCGACCTGCGGGCGCTGTTCATCGGCATGGAGCCGTTCCCCGCCACGCTGGTGAACCGGTGGCGGCGGCCCGGTCGCGAGTTCCACAACGGGTACGGGCCCACCGAGGTCACCGTCACCTGCACCGACTACCTGTGCCCCAGCGAGAACCTGGACGCCGCGCCGCCGATCGGCCGGGCGATGGACAACCAGCGGGCCTACGTCCTCGACCGCAACCTGCGCCCCGCCCCCATCGGCATACCCGGCGAGCTGTACATGGCCGGCGACGGACTCGCCCACGGCTACCTCGGCCGCACCGACCTCACCGCCGAGAAATTCCTCCCCGACCCCTTCACCACCCAACCCGGCACCCGCATGTACGCCACCGGCGACGTCGTACGCTGGCGCCCCGACGGCAACATCGAATTCGTCGGCCGCGTCGACCGCCAAGTCAAGATCCGCGGACTACGCATCGAACTCGGCGAGATCGAGCACGTGCTCGCCGACCACGCCGGCGTACGGCAGGGTGTGGTGACCGTACGCGACCCCGGCACCCCGGACGCCTACCTCGCCGGGTACGTCGTACCGGAGGCCGGGCAGGACCTCGACCTGGACGAGGTACGCCGGTTCCTGTCCGACCGGCTGCCCCTGCACATGGTGCCGTCGGCGCTGCTCACCCTGGCCGAACTGCCGCTCAGCCCGACCGGCAAGGTCGACCACCGGCGCCTGCCCGACCCGACCCCGGACCGCAGCGGGTTCGCCGAGCCGGCGACCGAGACGCAGCGTCAGCTCGCCGACGTGTGGCGGACCCTGCTCGGCGCGGAGCGGATCGGGGCCGCCGACAGCTTCTTCGGGTTGGGCGGGAACTCGCTCCAGGCCACCCAGCTCATCTCCCGGATCCGGGACCGGTTCCAGGTGACCCTCGAGGCCCGCCAGATCTTCACCCATCCGACCCTCGAGCAGCTCGCCGCCCAGATCGACGAGGCGGCGCAGCCGCAGTTGGACGCGGCCGAACTCGACGCGCTCGAGGCGGAGATCGCCGGCCTGTCCGAAGAGGAGATCGACAAGTTGCTCGGCGGAGCCGGCTGA
- a CDS encoding MbtH family protein, with the protein MTDSDERDDTRYTVVVNHEEQYSIWPEGRQIPAGWRADGVAGTKDECLAHIARVWTDLRPLSARRNG; encoded by the coding sequence ATGACCGATTCCGACGAGCGGGACGACACCCGGTACACGGTCGTGGTGAACCACGAGGAGCAGTACTCGATCTGGCCGGAGGGCCGGCAGATCCCCGCCGGGTGGCGGGCGGACGGCGTCGCGGGCACCAAGGACGAGTGCCTGGCCCACATCGCGCGGGTGTGGACCGACCTGCGGCCGCTGAGCGCCCGACGCAACGGATAG
- a CDS encoding AzlC family ABC transporter permease produces the protein MEPEPASDTGGTRPAAVSETPRQRLVAGLRVGVGLALAAFMLAVTFGALARSEGWGVIAPIVCSLVVFSGSAQFALAAALAGGGGIPAAVTAAALINARFIPMGVAVAGDLRGGRLRRAIEGQAVVDGSWVAAHLGGGHFDRYRLIGATIVQWPAWVAGTALGVALAPPDSVVETLGLDVIFPAFFLLLLLDELRGARASRFAAAIGGVVAAGLVLVVPTGLALLGSTAGALLGLRGKGKRS, from the coding sequence ATGGAACCCGAGCCGGCATCGGACACCGGCGGAACCCGCCCGGCGGCCGTCTCCGAAACCCCCCGCCAGCGCCTGGTCGCCGGGCTCCGGGTCGGCGTCGGACTGGCCCTGGCCGCGTTCATGCTCGCCGTCACCTTCGGCGCCCTGGCCCGCTCCGAGGGCTGGGGGGTGATCGCCCCGATCGTCTGCTCGCTGGTCGTGTTCTCCGGCTCCGCGCAGTTCGCGCTGGCCGCCGCCCTCGCCGGCGGCGGTGGCATCCCGGCGGCCGTCACCGCGGCGGCCCTGATCAACGCCCGCTTCATCCCGATGGGCGTCGCGGTCGCCGGTGACCTGCGCGGCGGACGGCTGCGGCGCGCCATCGAAGGCCAGGCCGTCGTCGACGGCTCCTGGGTCGCCGCGCACCTCGGCGGCGGTCACTTCGACCGCTACCGGCTCATCGGCGCCACCATCGTCCAGTGGCCGGCCTGGGTCGCCGGCACCGCCCTGGGTGTCGCACTCGCCCCGCCGGACAGCGTGGTGGAGACTCTCGGCCTCGACGTCATCTTCCCGGCCTTCTTCCTGCTGCTCCTGCTCGACGAACTACGCGGCGCACGGGCCAGCCGCTTCGCCGCGGCCATCGGCGGCGTCGTCGCCGCCGGCCTGGTCCTCGTGGTCCCGACCGGCCTCGCGCTGCTCGGATCCACCGCCGGAGCACTGCTCGGCCTGCGCGGAAAGGGGAAGCGGTCATGA